CGGTTCCGCGCCGCCGACGGCGTGGACACCGCGGTGGAGGTCGAGCTGACCCCGAAGGGCGCGTCCCGACTCCGTGACATCGTCGAGGAGCTCCTCGACGACCACGACGCCGTGCTCTACGTCGTCGAAGGGACGCGCGTGCGGACCGTGGTCCAGCGGGCCGTCGACGCGCTCGATGCGGGCCGGCGGGTCGCCGTCTGCGACCTGGACTGGTTCCGGCTGCACCCCGACCGGTGAGCGGGCCCGAGTCAGCCGGCGACGCCCGCGATCCCGTCGGCGCCGCCGCCGGCGTCGTGGCGCTCGGCGCGCTCGTGGCCCTCGCCGCGCCCGTGCTCGCGGTCGCGGGCCCGCTCGCGCTCCTCATCGACCGGCGGGGCTGGCGGCGGTGGCCCGCGGCGACGACCGGCGTCCTGCTCACCGCCGTCGCGGTCGTCGCCGGCGGCGCGCACGCGTACGCACGCGTCGTCGCGGGCGCGGCGCGCGGGGTCCCGCCCGGCCGTGCCGACCTGCTCGGCGCGGTCCTGCTCGGCCTCGCCGCGGGCGTGGCCGCCGGGCCGGCGCTGCCCGCCCTTGTCCACCATCACGACGAGCACGAGGCGACGCGACACGCACGGGAGCTCAGCCGGCGTCGACGCGCCGCCGCGCAAGCGGATCGGCGGCTGCGCCGAGCCCGCTGGCCGGCGCCCCCGGGGCACACCGTGCTCGGCGTCGTGCTCGGCGGTTCGCACGCGCCCGCGTCCGCCGCGCCGCGGATCGCCACGCTCCCGAGCCCGACCTGGCTCCGCCAGGCCCTCGTGGTCGGGGAGACCGGCAGCGGCAAGACGATGACCGCGCTCACGGTCGCCAGCGAGGCGATGCGCGGCGGCTGGGACGTCTACTGGATCGACGGCAAGGCCGACCCGGAGATCGCGGACCGGTTCCTCGGCCTCGCGCGGCGGTGGGGCGTGGCCGCTCGCGACGGGACTCGCGACCCGATCGACGGGTGGCGCGGCGGCCCCGACAGCGTCGTGAACCGGCTGCTCGCCACGCAGGCGTTCACCGAGCCGTACTACGCCGGCATCGCCCGGAACGTGCTGCGATGGGCGGTGGCCGCCGACCCGCCCGCCAGCTTCGCCGAGCTCCTGGCCCGGATGGACCGGCGGAGCCTCCGGCGCCGCTGGCGTCACGACCCCGACGAGGCCGAGAAGATCCGCCGTCTCCCCGAGCCCGAGTTCCTCGGGGCTCGGTACCGCTACGAGGGCGTGGCGTGGGCGGTCGGGACCACCCTCGACGGCGACTGGTCCTACGAGGACGTGGCCGCGGCGTACGTGCCCGTCGGCCGGCCCGAGCACCGGAACCAGGCCGCCGAGGTCGGGGCCTTCATCCTCGAGGACCTCCTCCACTGGGCCATGGCCCGCAAGCGGGCCGACCGGGACGCGCTCGTGGTCATCGACGAGTTCTCGAAGCTGGCCGCTCGACCCGACGCCGCCGTGGACCTCGTCGAGCGGGTGCGCTCGTTCGGGGTCGGGGTGGTGCTGATCGGCCAGACCTGGGCCAGCCTCGGCGGCACCGAGACGGTCCGCGAGCGCCTGGCCGGCACCGTCGGGACCGTCATCGTCCACCAGCTCAAGGCCCCGGAGCGCCTCGTCGCCCTCGCCGGCACCGAGTGGACGCTCGAGCGCACCGAGCAGACGGCCGGGCTCGCGCCCACCGGGCGCGCGTCCCAGCGGGCGGGGCGGCGGTTCGTGGTCGGCCCCGACGACGTGCGCGCGCTCGGCTGCGGGGAGGCCTTCCTCCTCACGCGCGGGCGGGCGGTCCGGCTCCGCGTCCGCCCCCCGGAGCCGCCCGTCGGCGGCGCGCCCGCGGGCCCGCTGAACGCCGTGCCTCGGATCCCCGGGTAGCGTCGACGGAGACGCCGGCTCGCCGGCGGCCAGCGGCCCACGGCCCACGAGTCTCCGGGGGGTGTGCGCGATGCCCATGCGAGAGGACTGCCGGCACTTCGAGAGCCGGACCTACGACAACGGGGAGGTCGCCCGGTACTGCGTCCTCGGGCTGGCCCCCGAGCAGCCCTGGCGCTGCCCCGAGCACTGCCCCCGCTACGAGCCGTCGCTGATCGAGGGCGGGTTCGTGCAGGGGTCGCTGGCCCGCCCCGCCGTCGAGGACGAGCCCGAGGAGGACCCGGGCGAGGCGGCGTCGGTGCTGGAGGACGCCGAGGCGATCGTCGAGGCCGCGGAGCACGACGTCGTGGTCGACCTCCAGCGGGCCGAGGGCGGCGGGTCGCGCCGGTGGTGGCAGGTCTGGAAGCGGCGCCCGCCCGACGACGGGGACTTCCACCTCAGCAACCGCTGACGGCGGCGCGCGGCGCTGCGGCCTCGTCGCTCCGTCCCCTCGGCCGCGTCGCGCGTGGCCTTCCGGCCGTTGCGCCGCGCCGACCTCGACCAGCTGCGGCGCTGGCTGAACGAGCCCCACGTCGCGGCGTGGTGGGAACTGGGGGAGGGGCCGCGGGCGCCCGACGGTGAGCCGGTGACGGCGGAGCAGGTGGAGGCGGAGTACGGCGACGCGCTCGACGACGTCGGCCCGACCCACGTGTTCGTCATCCTCGTCGACGGGGGGCCGGTCGGTCTCATCCAGTGGTATCGGCTCCCCGACTTCCCCGACTACGCGGCGGCCGTCGGCGAACCGGCCGGTGCCGGGCTCGACCTCTTCGTCGGCGACCCCGGCCACGTCGGGCGCGGGCTCGGGGCCCTCGCGATCGACCGGTTCGTCACGTCGGTGGTGTTCGCGGCGCGCGACGTCGACCGGTGCGTGGCCGGGCCCGACGTCCGCAACGAGCGATCCATCCGAGCCTTCGCGAGCGCCGGGTTCCGGTGGGCCCGCGACGCGACCGTGCCCGGCGAGCCGGCGCCCGAGCGCGTGATGGTCCGGGACCGTGAGCGGTGACGACCCGCACGGGCGCGGCGAGGCCGCGTGCCCGCGCCGCGTGTCCCCGGCTCAGGCGGCGGCGACCCGCTGGACGACCGCGGCGATGACCGGCCGCGCCTGCCCCAGCGGTCCGCCTTGGTTGCTGAAGTCGAAGCCGACGAAGGCGCGTCCGACCCGGACCGCGACGACGTCGAACACCACGGTGACCGGGTTGCCCGCCCGGTCGGTGGCCTGCAGCGTGGCCTCCCAGCCGGCGTTGTCGTCACCGACGCCCTGGAGGTTGGCGACCGGCGCCGCGGTCACCTGGACCGCGGCGCGCCCGACCGCCTTCTTCGTGGCGTTCGTGAGGCACGTCTGCGCGTCCGTGGCCTTGTAGACGCTCAAGAAGCGGTCGGCGGCGGCGACGTCCTTGAACGCGTAGACGGTGTCCTCGGCCGACGTCAGCTGGTTCGGGGAGCGCAGGTCGGTGAACGTCGGGGACAGTCGCCGAGGGACGCGCTTGCGCGCCGCGCTGGACGCGGCTCGGATCTGCTTGCAGGCGGCGATGCCCGCGAAGCTCTTGTCGCTGGTGTCGTGCTGCTTGCTCGCGGTCCACGTCGAGGCGACGTCGGCGCTCGTCAGCGTGCCGGCGCCGAGGAGGGCCCGGTCGGTGGCGGCGACGTGGGCGCGGGCGACGGCGGGACCGGCGAGCGCGGCGACGAGCGCCACCCCGACCACGGGGGTCATCCAGCGCGCAGTGGGCATGCGGTTCGATCCTTCCGTCGGCGGCGAGCCCAGGGGTCCTCGAGCGGAGGGGGACGGGCCGCGCCAACCTAACCAGCGCGTCGGCGCGCCCCGGTGCGCCCTTGCGCCGTCACCGCTTCCGGCGACGGGCGGGGGCCTTCGGGAGGCTGATCCGGAAGGCGGCGACACGGTCCGCGCTCTCGACGAGCACCCAGCCGGCGCCGACCGCGGGCGTTGGGAAGTGCTGGCTGGCGTCGAGGCTCACCGGGTGCTGGGCGACGACTCGACCGTTCGCGGGGTCGAGCCCGTAGAGCACGTGATCGGAGGTGTCGACCGACCAGACCAGGCCGGCGCCCACCGTGACCGGGCCGTCGGCGCTGACCGGAGCGGTCCAGCCGTGCCGGAGCCGGGGCGGCGTGGTGGCGCGGTCGATGACGACCTGCTGGACCCCGCCCTGACAGGCGACGTACACCGACGCGCCGATCGCCCCGTTCCCGCCGAGGGCGCTGCACACGTCGAGTGACGCCAGCGGGGTGTGCCCGTCGGTCCCACCGAGGTTGGCGCCGTCGAGGAGGAAGGCGTGGTGCTGCTTGCCGACCTCGAAGACCTGTCCGGCGCCGACGAGCACCGGCGCGGTGGAGCCCAGGTCGAGGTCGGTCGCGTTGTCGCTCTGCCAGCTCGTGGGCTGGAACTCGCTGGCCACCGTGCCGAGCCCCGGTGGCAGGCGCACGACCGCGTCGCTGTGATCCGTCGCCGGCGGCGCGGGCGAGCTCTTCCCGTTGCCGGTGGCGACGTAGACGTTGCCGGTGGCGTCGATCGCCGGCGCCGCCGTGGACCACACACCCGCGGCCCGGTTCCCCGCGCCGGCGTCGGCGAACTCGACCGCGCCGGCGATGCCCCCGCCGTCCTCGCGCGCCGCCACCACGAACCCGTGGTAGTCGCCGCAGTCCCCGTAGAGCCCGCCGAAGCCGATGTACACCTTGCCGTTGGCCACGGTGAGCCCGGCGCGCTGCTGCTGGACCTCGGGGTTCGTCATGCCGGGCGGGTCCACGGGGGTGGGTCCGACCACGAGCTGACCGGTCGGGGCCTCGACCCCGACGAGCTCGTGCACGGGCGTGCGGGTCGTCGGCGGCTGCACCTCGGCCACGGCGAAGACCCGGGGCGGGTTGGTCGTCACGTCGACGGCGAGGGAGCTGGTGATGCCGAGCGGGTCGATGTTCCCGCACCCGGTCGCCGACGGGGAGACCTCGGCGATGACCGCGTGCGTGACCGGGTCACCGATGTGGCGCGGCCCCCAGAGGATGTGGCCGTCGCGCAGCGACAGCCCGTACAGCGAGTCGTTCTCGGTCGCGACGACGGCGACGGTGCCGACCACGGCGGGAGCGCCCTGGATGACGCCGTCCAGGGGCGCCGACTTCCACGACGTCACCGTGCCGGTGGCGGCACCCGCCGAGGTCGTCATGGTCGGGGCGAGCAGCGCGGCGGCGAGCACGGCGACGCCGGCCCGGGCCCGCCGACGGCTACGCACCGGGCGAGGCTACGGCGTCCCGAACGGGGGCGGGCGTCGGTCGCGCCCCGATCCGCGGGCGCGTCGTCGTCGCGGCCCGCCCGACGCGCCCGCGCCGATCCGCGAGCCGCGCTCGGAGCCGTCGGCCGCGACCGCTACCGTCGCCGGCTCGTGGTCCCCGAGCTGCGCACCGACCGCCTCCTCCTCCGCGCGTGGCGCCCCGAGGACCGGGCGCCGTTCGCGGCGCTGAACTCCGACCCCGCCGTCGTCGAGTTCCTCCCCGGGGCGCTCGACCGCGACGCGAGCGACGCGCTCGCGACCCGCTGCGAGGATCACTGGGCGGAGGAGGGCTTCGGGCTCTGGGCCGTGGAGGTTCCCGGGGTGGCGCCGTTCGTCGGCTTCGTCGGCTTGAACTGGGCGCGCTTCGACGCCCCGTTCACGCCCGCGGTCGAGGTCGGGTGGCGGCTCGCCCGCGCCGCGTGGGGCCACGGCTACGCCACCGAGGGCGGCCGAGCCTCGCTCGCGTTCGGCTTCGAGGACCGCGGCCTCGACGAGATCGTGTCGTTCACGACTCGGGACAACGTCCGGTCGCGTCGGGTGATGGAGCGCCTCCGGATGCGCCACGACCCCGCCGACGACTTCGAGCACCCCGTGGTCGCCGTCGGCAGCCCGCTGCGGCCCCACGTCCTCTACCGGCGGCGGCGCGCCGGCGGGTGACCGTCGACGCGTCGCGCTCGTCGCGGTTCCACGCCGGGTCGCCGTCCCGACGGTAGGTTCGGCCGGCATGGCCGCCGGCGAGGCCCTCGCGATCCTCGAGCGCTGCGTGCGCGGCCTCGACGGCGAGGACCGGCCGGGGCAGCGGGCCCTCACAGAGGCGGTCGCGGCCGCGCTCGACGAGCCGCACCACCTCGTGGCCGAGGCCCCCACGGGGTCCGGGAAGAGCCTGGCCTACCTCGCGGCGGTGGTGGCGTCCGGGCGGGTCACGGTCGTCGCCACCGCCACGCTGGCGCTGCAGGACCAGCTGTGGGGCCACGACCTCCCGGTCGTCCGCGAGCACGGCGGCGTGCCCTTCGACGCCGCGGTGTTGAAGGGCCGGGGTCAGTACCTGTGCCTGGCCCGGCTGCGCGCGGCCGCGGGCGGCGACGCCCTGTTCGACGAGCGGCCGGGGCCCGACTTCGCGGCGCAGCTGCAGGTCCTCGAGCGGTACGCGGCGCGCAGCGAGACCGGCGACGCCGCGGGGCTGGACGGGGTGACCCCGGCCGCCTGGCGGGCCGTGAGCTGCGGGCCGAGCGAGTGCCCGGGCGCGGCCCGCTGCCCCGCCGGCGGCGAGTGCTTCGCCGAGCGGGCCCGCGCGGTCGCCGAGGGCGCCGACATCCTCGTGGTGAACCACGCCCTCTACCTCGCGCACGTCGCCGCCGGGGGCGGGGTGCTGCCGCACCACGACCTCGTCGTCTTCGACGAGGCCCACGCGCTGCCGGACGTCGCGACGCGGGCGCTCGGGAGCGAGGTCGCGCCCGGCGGGCTCCGGCATCTCGGGGCCCGGCTTCGGGTCGCGGGCGGCGACGACGGTGCGGCCGCGGTCTTCGAGGCCGCCGACCGGCTCGAGGACTGCCTCGGCGAGCTCGACGGGCGCGTCGACCCGACGGCCGAGCCGCTCGCCGGCGTGCTCGCCGCCGCCGCCGAGCGGGTGGCGACCGCGGCCACCGGGCTCGGCGCCGACGCCGCCCCGCGGGTGGCCCAGACCGCCCGGCTGGCGGCCAGTCGCCTGGACGCGCTCCGGCAGCTGCAAGCGCCGCCGGCCGGCGAGGTGGCGTGGGTCGAGGGTGGGGACCGGCCGGTGCTCCGGCTGGCGCCCGTCGACGTGGGCCCCCGCCTGGCGGCGCGGCTGTTCTCGGCCCACCCGTGCGTGCTCACCTCCGCGACGCTCGGGCCCGGCCCGCGGTTCGAACCCCTCGCCCGCCGGCTCGGGCTCGACCCCGACGCGGCGACGCCGTCGGGGCGCGGCTACGCGGCGGCGCGCCTCGACTCGCCGTTCGACGTGCGCGCCCAGGCGTTGCTCTACGTGCCTCGCTCCCTGCCGGACCCGCGCCGTCCGGGGTGGGCCGAGGCCGCAGCCGACGAGCTGACGGCGCTCGTGGCCGCCGCCGGCGGTCGGGCCCTCGTCCTCTGCACGTCGCGTCGGGCGGTCGAGCACTTCGCCGCCGCGCTGCGGGCCGGCACCGGCCACCCCGTCCTCGCCCAGGGCGACGCCGGGAACGCGGTGCTCCTCGACCGGTTCCTCGCCGAGGAGGCCTCCTGCCTGGTCGCCACGCGCGCGTTCTGGCAGGGCGTCGACGTGCCGGGGCCGTCGTGCGTGCTCGTCGTCATCGACCGGCTGCCGTTCACGAGGCCGGACGACCCGCTCGAGCAGGCGCGCCGCGAGGCGGTGGAGGCCGCCGGCGGCTCGGCGTTCGGCGACGTGGACCTGCCCGCGGCCGCGCTCGTGCTCGCCCAGGGTGCCGGCCGGCTGCTGCGTCGGTCCACCGACCGCGGCGTCGTCGCCGTGCTCGACCCCCGATTGGCCACCGCCGGGTATCGCCGCGTGCTCCTCGACGCGCTGCCACCAATGCGTCGCAGCGTCGACCGCGACGAGGCAATCCGCGTCCTCGACGCCGCCGGCCCGGCCTCGGCGGCGCCCCCCGGGGGCCGGCCCGCGGCCGCCGCTACTACGCTGACGTCGTCGTGACGCCCGACGCCACCCCGCGGACGCTCCGAGCGCGCGCCGTCGACGTCGCCAACCGGTCGGGGGAGCGCGTGCTCCGCTGGCTCGACCGCTACTTCGGCCGCCACTCGCTGGTCGGGGACCGGACCTTCTTCGACCCGGCCGACTTCCCCTGGGTGGCCCGCGTCGAGGCCGGGTACGAGCAGATCCGCGCCGAGCTCGACGAGGTCCTGCGCTTCCACGCCGACCTCCCGAACTTCCAGGACATCTCGACCGACCAGTACCAGCTCACCGCCGACGACCGGTGGAAGACCTTCTTCTTCTACGGCTACGGGTTCAAGGCGGGCAAGAACGTCGAGCGCTGCCCGGAGACGGCCCGGCTGCTCGGCGAGATCCCGGGCATGACGACGGCGATGTTCTCGATCCTGTCGCCGCACAAGAAGATCCCGCCCCACGGTGGGCCGTACAAGGGGGTGCTGCGCTACCACCTCGGCCTCGTGGTCCCCGAGCCGGCCGAGGCGTGCGGCATCCGGGTCGGCCCGGACGTCCGCCACTGGGCCGAGGGGCGGAGCCTCGTCTTCGACGACACCTTCGAGCACGAGGCCTGGAACGACACCGACGCGCTGCGGGTCGTGCTCTTCGTCGACGTGAAGCGGCCGCTGCGCCGCCCGGCCCGGTGGCTGAACGAGGCCGTCCTGAAGGTGATCGGGTTCTCGCCGTTCATCCAGGACGCCAAGGCCCGCCACAACGCGTGGGAGCAGCGGTTCGAGCAGCTCCGGAGCCGCGGGACCTGACCGCGGCGGCCCCTACAGCTGGTCGTGGTCGGCGATGACCTTGTAGAGGAGCTCGGCCGCCTCCTCGAGCATCGCCGCGTCGTGGTCGACCATGAGGCTCAGCCGGATCAGGCCGGCCTCGCCCGCGACCGCGGGCGGGATGACCGGGTTCACGAACACGCCCGCCTCGAACAGGTCCCGGAACACCGCCGCCACCGACACCTCGTCGGCGCGCCGCAGCGGGATGGTCACGATGGCGCTGTCGGCCGGGTTGGTGGGGACGCCCCGCTCGGCGAGCAGCCCGAGGAAGAGGGCGACCTTCGCCCGCAGCCGGGCCGGCAGCTCGGGCTCCTCCCGGAGGACCCGCAGGGCCTCGAGCGCGGCCGCCACCGAGCCGGGCGTGTTCGAGGCCGTGAAGATGAACGGGTCGGAGGTGAGCGTCAGCAGCTCGATGGCGTCGGTGGGGCCGAGCAGCGCGCCGCCGCAGCTGCCGAGCGTCTTCGAGAACGTCACCGTGACGAGGTCGAGGTCGTGGAGCACGCCCTGGTCCTCGAGCGCGCCGCGGCCCCGCTCGCCGAGGACGCCGAGGCCGTGCGCCTCGTCGTCGAGCAGGAACGTGTTCGGGTGGCGGCGGCACGCCTCGACCAGGCCGGGGAGCGGCGCGGTGTCGCCGCCCATCGAGTAGACGCCGTCGACGAGCACCCCCTTCGCGGCCTCGGGCGGCGCCGCCGCCAGCAGCTGGTCGAGGTGCTCGACGTCGTTGTGGCGGAACCGGCGCATCGTCGCCCCCGACAGGCGCACGCCGGCGAGCAGTGAGTTGTGCGCCTCCTTGTCGATCACGGCCACGTCGTGGCGGCCGAGGAACCCGGCGATGGCGCTGGCGTTCGCGACGTAGCCGGTGGAGAACACGAGGCAGGCGGGCGCGTCGTAGAAGTCGGCGAGCTCCTCCTCGAGCGTCCGGTGGAGGGTCAGCGTGCCGTTCAGCAGCCGGGAGCCGGTGACCCCGGTGCCGAAGCGGCGGGTGGCGGCGAGGGCGGCCTCGATGACCCGCGGGTGGTACGAGAGGCTCAGGTAGTTGTTCGACCCGAAGTTGATGACGTCGCGGCCCTCGACCGTTAGCCGCGGCCGCGAGGCGCTCTCGACCGAGCGGTAGTACGGGTAGATGCCGGTCTCGACCCCGAGCTGGTAGAGGTCGTAGCGCGGGAAGGCGTGCAGCCGGTCGGCGAAGAACGTCATGCTCTCGACGCCCAGCCTAGGAGCGGGCGACGTCGTCGAGCGTCTCTCCGACCGGGCGGGTGGCGTCGGGGGCGACGGTCTCGACCGCCAGCCCGCAGCCCGTCGGGTCCTCCATGACCTGGCGGAACCGACGCACCGCGAACCAGGCCGTGAGCCCGTCCTCGGCCCGCTCGTCGAAGGTCCACCGGACCTGCATGCTGCGGCGCCGGTCGGGTCCGCTCGTCGGGCCGTCCGGGTCGGTGACGGGGCGGCCGAGCGAGCCGAAGACGCTGGCGGTCCCGTAGTCGTAGAGGTGGTGGTACACGGGCGGCATCCCGAGGCTGGCCATGTTGGCGATGACGACGCTGGCGTACATCGGGTCGTTCTCGATGTAGGAGCGGGGCAGCAGCCCGAGCCGGTCGGCGGCGTCGATCAGCCGCATGATGATCCGCCGCATGAACCCCGGGAAGGCCATCAACGCGCCGAGCTCCCGCTCCACTCGCGCCGCCTCGCCGCGCCGGTAGGCGACCTCGACCTCGCGCATGCCGGTGACCATCGCCGCGAACGACTCGTCGAGGTCGAACCGGCGCTTCACGACCAGCATGGGCGCGCCGGTCTCGAGCTTGGCCTTGATCGCGTACGAGTACCAGAGGCCGTGCCGGTCGTAGAGCCGGCCGCCGGCGACGAAGCGGTTCGTGGTCGGGTGTCGCGTCATCGTGTCGCGCAGCGCCCACATCGCGACATGGAACACGTCGATGCGCAGCCCCGGGTTGGCCTGGTTCCACTCCCGGATGAAGTGGTCCGTGTGCCGCAGCGTCACGTCGTGCTCGAGGTAGACCGCGGCCTCGTTGCGCGTGCGCATGATGTACGGCA
This DNA window, taken from Acidimicrobiia bacterium, encodes the following:
- a CDS encoding pyridoxal phosphate-dependent aminotransferase family protein — its product is MTFFADRLHAFPRYDLYQLGVETGIYPYYRSVESASRPRLTVEGRDVINFGSNNYLSLSYHPRVIEAALAATRRFGTGVTGSRLLNGTLTLHRTLEEELADFYDAPACLVFSTGYVANASAIAGFLGRHDVAVIDKEAHNSLLAGVRLSGATMRRFRHNDVEHLDQLLAAAPPEAAKGVLVDGVYSMGGDTAPLPGLVEACRRHPNTFLLDDEAHGLGVLGERGRGALEDQGVLHDLDLVTVTFSKTLGSCGGALLGPTDAIELLTLTSDPFIFTASNTPGSVAAALEALRVLREEPELPARLRAKVALFLGLLAERGVPTNPADSAIVTIPLRRADEVSVAAVFRDLFEAGVFVNPVIPPAVAGEAGLIRLSLMVDHDAAMLEEAAELLYKVIADHDQL
- a CDS encoding ATP-dependent DNA helicase; translated protein: MAAGEALAILERCVRGLDGEDRPGQRALTEAVAAALDEPHHLVAEAPTGSGKSLAYLAAVVASGRVTVVATATLALQDQLWGHDLPVVREHGGVPFDAAVLKGRGQYLCLARLRAAAGGDALFDERPGPDFAAQLQVLERYAARSETGDAAGLDGVTPAAWRAVSCGPSECPGAARCPAGGECFAERARAVAEGADILVVNHALYLAHVAAGGGVLPHHDLVVFDEAHALPDVATRALGSEVAPGGLRHLGARLRVAGGDDGAAAVFEAADRLEDCLGELDGRVDPTAEPLAGVLAAAAERVATAATGLGADAAPRVAQTARLAASRLDALRQLQAPPAGEVAWVEGGDRPVLRLAPVDVGPRLAARLFSAHPCVLTSATLGPGPRFEPLARRLGLDPDAATPSGRGYAAARLDSPFDVRAQALLYVPRSLPDPRRPGWAEAAADELTALVAAAGGRALVLCTSRRAVEHFAAALRAGTGHPVLAQGDAGNAVLLDRFLAEEASCLVATRAFWQGVDVPGPSCVLVVIDRLPFTRPDDPLEQARREAVEAAGGSAFGDVDLPAAALVLAQGAGRLLRRSTDRGVVAVLDPRLATAGYRRVLLDALPPMRRSVDRDEAIRVLDAAGPASAAPPGGRPAAAATTLTSS
- a CDS encoding GNAT family N-acetyltransferase, with the translated sequence MAFRPLRRADLDQLRRWLNEPHVAAWWELGEGPRAPDGEPVTAEQVEAEYGDALDDVGPTHVFVILVDGGPVGLIQWYRLPDFPDYAAAVGEPAGAGLDLFVGDPGHVGRGLGALAIDRFVTSVVFAARDVDRCVAGPDVRNERSIRAFASAGFRWARDATVPGEPAPERVMVRDRER
- a CDS encoding ATP-binding protein, which produces MSGPESAGDARDPVGAAAGVVALGALVALAAPVLAVAGPLALLIDRRGWRRWPAATTGVLLTAVAVVAGGAHAYARVVAGAARGVPPGRADLLGAVLLGLAAGVAAGPALPALVHHHDEHEATRHARELSRRRRAAAQADRRLRRARWPAPPGHTVLGVVLGGSHAPASAAPRIATLPSPTWLRQALVVGETGSGKTMTALTVASEAMRGGWDVYWIDGKADPEIADRFLGLARRWGVAARDGTRDPIDGWRGGPDSVVNRLLATQAFTEPYYAGIARNVLRWAVAADPPASFAELLARMDRRSLRRRWRHDPDEAEKIRRLPEPEFLGARYRYEGVAWAVGTTLDGDWSYEDVAAAYVPVGRPEHRNQAAEVGAFILEDLLHWAMARKRADRDALVVIDEFSKLAARPDAAVDLVERVRSFGVGVVLIGQTWASLGGTETVRERLAGTVGTVIVHQLKAPERLVALAGTEWTLERTEQTAGLAPTGRASQRAGRRFVVGPDDVRALGCGEAFLLTRGRAVRLRVRPPEPPVGGAPAGPLNAVPRIPG
- a CDS encoding aspartyl/asparaginyl beta-hydroxylase domain-containing protein — its product is MTPDATPRTLRARAVDVANRSGERVLRWLDRYFGRHSLVGDRTFFDPADFPWVARVEAGYEQIRAELDEVLRFHADLPNFQDISTDQYQLTADDRWKTFFFYGYGFKAGKNVERCPETARLLGEIPGMTTAMFSILSPHKKIPPHGGPYKGVLRYHLGLVVPEPAEACGIRVGPDVRHWAEGRSLVFDDTFEHEAWNDTDALRVVLFVDVKRPLRRPARWLNEAVLKVIGFSPFIQDAKARHNAWEQRFEQLRSRGT
- a CDS encoding GNAT family N-acetyltransferase codes for the protein MVPELRTDRLLLRAWRPEDRAPFAALNSDPAVVEFLPGALDRDASDALATRCEDHWAEEGFGLWAVEVPGVAPFVGFVGLNWARFDAPFTPAVEVGWRLARAAWGHGYATEGGRASLAFGFEDRGLDEIVSFTTRDNVRSRRVMERLRMRHDPADDFEHPVVAVGSPLRPHVLYRRRRAGG